One genomic segment of Rhizorhabdus phycosphaerae includes these proteins:
- a CDS encoding phosphoenolpyruvate carboxykinase: MPQLTPAFGLDKQGIDVDAQLHWNLGTAPLVELAVQRGEGLLSKDGPLVVKTGAHTGRSANDKFIVRDAETEETVWWGKTNKGMTPEQFAALKADFLSHLKTKDTLFVQDLFGGSQPAHRVNVRVITEFAWHSLFIRTLLVRPEAAELAAFAPEFTIIDLPSFVADPARHGCRSETVIAVNLSEKLILIGGTRYAGEMKKSVFGILNYKLPAAGVMPMHCSANIGPNGDTAIFFGLSGTGKTTLSADASRTLIGDDEHGWSDEAVFNFEGGCYAKMIRLSAEAEPEIYATTKRFGTVLENVVIDPDTRVIDLDDDSLAENSRGSYPIDFIPNASKENLGPVPKNIIFLTADAYGVLPPIAKLTPDQAMYHFLSGYTARVAGTEIGVTEPSATFSTCFGAPFMPRHPSVYGNLLKERIAKGGVDCWLVNTGWTGGQYGVGHRMPIKVTRALLNAALDGSLNSAEFRIDPNFGFKVPVAVPGVESKILNPRETWPDADAYDATAKKLVGQFIDNFAQFADHVDEGVRQAAPKAA; the protein is encoded by the coding sequence GTGCCTCAGCTCACGCCCGCCTTCGGGCTCGACAAACAGGGTATCGACGTCGACGCCCAGCTCCACTGGAACCTCGGAACCGCTCCGCTCGTCGAGCTCGCCGTACAGCGTGGCGAAGGCCTGCTGTCGAAGGACGGCCCGCTGGTCGTAAAGACCGGCGCGCACACCGGCCGCTCGGCCAACGATAAATTCATCGTGCGCGACGCCGAAACCGAAGAGACGGTCTGGTGGGGCAAGACCAATAAGGGAATGACTCCCGAGCAGTTCGCGGCGCTGAAGGCCGATTTCCTGTCTCATCTGAAGACAAAGGACACGCTGTTCGTCCAGGATCTCTTCGGCGGTTCGCAGCCGGCGCACCGCGTCAACGTGCGCGTCATCACCGAATTCGCCTGGCACAGCCTTTTCATCCGTACGCTGCTTGTGCGCCCCGAAGCCGCCGAACTCGCCGCCTTCGCGCCCGAGTTCACCATCATCGATCTGCCCAGCTTCGTTGCCGATCCGGCACGCCATGGCTGCCGCAGCGAGACGGTGATCGCGGTCAACCTCAGCGAGAAGCTGATCCTGATAGGCGGCACGCGTTATGCCGGCGAGATGAAGAAGTCGGTGTTCGGCATCCTCAACTACAAGCTGCCGGCGGCCGGCGTGATGCCGATGCACTGTTCCGCGAACATCGGCCCGAATGGCGACACCGCCATCTTCTTCGGCCTGTCGGGCACCGGCAAGACGACCCTCTCGGCCGATGCGAGCCGGACGCTGATCGGGGATGACGAGCATGGCTGGTCGGACGAGGCTGTCTTCAATTTCGAGGGCGGTTGCTACGCGAAGATGATCCGCCTGTCGGCCGAGGCCGAGCCGGAAATCTACGCGACGACGAAGCGCTTCGGCACGGTGCTCGAGAATGTCGTGATCGATCCTGATACCCGCGTGATCGATCTCGACGACGATAGCCTCGCCGAGAACAGCCGCGGATCCTACCCGATCGACTTCATCCCGAACGCATCGAAGGAAAATCTCGGCCCGGTTCCAAAGAACATCATCTTCCTCACCGCCGATGCCTATGGCGTCCTGCCGCCGATCGCCAAGCTGACCCCCGACCAGGCAATGTACCATTTCCTGTCGGGCTACACCGCGCGTGTCGCCGGCACGGAGATCGGCGTGACCGAGCCGTCGGCGACCTTCTCGACCTGCTTCGGTGCGCCCTTCATGCCGCGTCATCCGTCGGTCTATGGCAATCTGCTCAAGGAGCGGATCGCCAAGGGCGGAGTCGACTGCTGGCTGGTGAATACGGGCTGGACTGGCGGCCAATATGGCGTCGGCCACCGCATGCCGATCAAGGTGACCCGCGCGCTGCTCAATGCTGCGCTCGATGGCAGCCTGAACTCGGCCGAGTTCCGCATCGATCCCAATTTCGGCTTCAAGGTTCCGGTCGCGGTCCCCGGCGTCGAAAGCAAGATCCTCAATCCGCGCGAAACCTGGCCCGATGCCGACGCTTATGATGCGACGGCGAAGAAGCTGGTCGGCCAGTTCATCGACAATTTCGCGCAATTCGCGGATCATGTCGACGAGGGCGTCCGCCAGGCTGCGCCAAAAGCAGCCTGA
- a CDS encoding GGDEF domain-containing protein, translating to MYEGKPPSSPARKGWSLDSIFGRSADADVSERQVAPSVSSTPASTDVAANDLFSRVGAFLKTHRLDPTPTNYDLGYQYLGGHDPAVVAAVDAAIAQDGFLRHDVAQQIVESTANTVSSELLEKLIDQAHQSMLLAASLVGQSRSDASAYGNALDRGAAALDAGGEPATRALELMLDLTRTMIGKTQDAERRLAEMGSQMASLQDDLAEAQAVAESDPLTGLANRRAFQSRLARAMAQATQEGTPLSVAFCDIDHFKKINDNFGHDTGDRILKMVADALVDGAGEDAFVGRFGGEEFLVLFDGIMGRRAAMRIDEIRDELSGRHLVSKTTGEPLGTVTFSAGIAQLQTGEDEGDMLRRADEALYAAKNAGRNRVLIAGED from the coding sequence ATGTACGAAGGAAAGCCCCCGTCATCGCCAGCCCGCAAGGGTTGGAGTCTGGATTCGATCTTCGGGCGTTCGGCGGACGCCGACGTTTCGGAGCGGCAGGTTGCGCCGTCGGTGTCGTCGACACCCGCATCGACCGACGTGGCGGCAAACGACCTCTTCTCTCGCGTCGGCGCTTTCCTGAAGACGCATCGGCTCGATCCGACGCCGACCAACTATGATCTGGGGTACCAATATCTAGGCGGTCACGATCCCGCCGTCGTGGCGGCCGTCGATGCGGCGATCGCACAGGATGGCTTCCTGCGGCACGACGTCGCGCAGCAGATCGTCGAGAGCACGGCCAACACCGTGTCGTCCGAGTTGCTCGAGAAGCTGATCGATCAGGCGCATCAGAGCATGTTGCTGGCAGCGAGCCTTGTCGGTCAGTCGAGAAGCGATGCTAGCGCCTACGGCAACGCACTCGACCGCGGCGCTGCTGCTCTCGACGCCGGTGGCGAACCCGCCACTCGGGCGCTCGAACTGATGCTCGACCTGACCCGGACGATGATCGGCAAGACCCAGGATGCCGAGCGCCGGCTTGCCGAAATGGGCTCGCAGATGGCGTCGCTGCAGGACGATCTGGCCGAGGCGCAGGCGGTGGCCGAAAGCGACCCGCTAACCGGCCTCGCCAACCGCCGGGCCTTCCAGTCGCGTCTCGCCCGCGCCATGGCTCAGGCGACGCAGGAGGGCACGCCCTTGTCCGTGGCCTTCTGCGACATCGACCATTTCAAGAAGATCAATGACAATTTCGGTCATGATACGGGTGACCGAATCCTCAAGATGGTGGCCGACGCACTCGTCGATGGGGCCGGCGAGGATGCCTTTGTCGGCCGGTTCGGCGGGGAGGAATTCCTGGTGCTGTTCGACGGCATCATGGGGCGTCGGGCGGCGATGCGGATCGACGAGATCCGCGACGAACTGTCCGGACGCCATCTTGTCTCCAAGACCACTGGCGAGCCCCTCGGCACGGTTACTTTCTCGGCAGGGATCGCCCAGCTTCAGACCGGGGAAGACGAGGGTGACATGCTCCGGCGCGCCGACGAGGCGCTCTATGCGGCCAAGAATGCCGGCCGCAACCGCGTATTGATCGCAGGCGAGGATTGA
- the guaB gene encoding IMP dehydrogenase → MDISLGLTFDDVLLRPGESDVLPSQANTATQVTKAISLNIPILSSAMDTVTEADMAIVMAQLGGIGVLHRNLTVEEQAAAVRAVKRFESGMVVNPITMRPEQTLADALELMSRNRISGIPVVEADGKLVGIITNRDVRFAENPLQPVSELMTRQNLAVVKTGVSQEEARRTLHQRRIEKLLVVDDAFRCVGLITVKDIEKAVNYPSATKDASGRLRVAAATTVGDKGYERTAALIDAECDLIVIDTAHGHNRDVARAVERVKKLSNSVQVIAGNVATAEATRALIDAGADGVKVGIGPGSICTTRVVAGVGVPQLTAVMEAAAEAAKSGVPVIADGGLRTSGDIAKALAAGASTVMVGSLLAGTEEAPGETFLYQGRAYKSYRGMGSVGAMARGSADRYFQQDIKDQMKLVPEGIEGQVPYKGPARDVIHQLVGGVKAAMGYTGARTIPELKERARFIRITNAGLKESHVHDVTITREAPNYPTR, encoded by the coding sequence ATGGATATCAGCCTCGGCCTTACTTTCGACGACGTGCTTCTGCGGCCCGGCGAGTCGGACGTATTGCCCAGCCAGGCGAACACCGCGACGCAGGTCACCAAGGCGATCTCGCTGAACATTCCGATCCTGTCGTCGGCGATGGACACCGTTACCGAGGCCGACATGGCGATCGTCATGGCCCAACTGGGCGGCATCGGCGTCTTGCATCGCAATCTGACGGTCGAGGAACAGGCGGCCGCCGTCCGCGCGGTGAAGCGGTTCGAGTCCGGCATGGTGGTCAATCCCATCACGATGCGGCCGGAGCAGACGCTGGCCGACGCGCTCGAGCTGATGTCGCGCAACCGCATCTCGGGTATTCCGGTTGTCGAGGCGGACGGAAAGCTGGTCGGCATCATCACCAACCGTGACGTGCGCTTTGCCGAAAACCCGCTGCAGCCTGTGTCGGAACTGATGACCCGTCAGAATCTGGCGGTCGTCAAGACCGGGGTCAGCCAGGAAGAGGCGCGCCGCACGCTGCACCAGCGCCGGATCGAGAAGCTGCTGGTGGTGGACGACGCGTTCCGCTGTGTCGGCCTGATCACGGTCAAGGACATCGAGAAGGCGGTGAACTATCCGTCGGCGACGAAGGATGCGAGCGGTCGCCTCCGCGTGGCCGCCGCGACGACGGTCGGCGACAAGGGCTATGAGCGCACGGCGGCGTTGATCGACGCCGAGTGCGACCTGATCGTCATCGACACCGCGCACGGCCATAACCGCGACGTCGCGCGGGCCGTCGAGCGTGTGAAGAAGCTGTCCAATTCGGTCCAGGTCATCGCCGGCAATGTCGCGACGGCTGAAGCGACCCGTGCCCTGATCGATGCCGGCGCCGATGGCGTGAAGGTCGGGATCGGCCCGGGTTCGATCTGCACCACGCGCGTCGTCGCGGGTGTCGGCGTGCCACAGCTGACGGCGGTAATGGAAGCCGCCGCCGAAGCCGCCAAGTCGGGCGTGCCGGTCATCGCCGATGGCGGCCTGCGGACATCGGGCGACATCGCCAAGGCGCTGGCCGCCGGCGCGAGCACGGTCATGGTGGGATCGCTTCTCGCCGGAACCGAGGAAGCCCCCGGCGAGACCTTCCTCTATCAGGGCCGCGCCTATAAGAGCTATCGCGGCATGGGCTCGGTCGGCGCGATGGCGCGCGGCTCGGCCGATCGCTATTTCCAGCAGGATATCAAGGATCAGATGAAGCTCGTTCCCGAAGGGATCGAGGGGCAGGTGCCCTATAAGGGGCCTGCGCGCGACGTGATCCACCAGCTGGTCGGCGGCGTGAAGGCGGCGATGGGCTATACCGGTGCGCGGACGATTCCCGAACTGAAGGAACGCGCGCGTTTCATCCGGATCACCAATGCGGGCCTCAAGGAGAGCCACGTCCACGACGTGACGATCACCCGTGAGGCACCGAATTATCCGACACGCTGA
- a CDS encoding RsmB/NOP family class I SAM-dependent RNA methyltransferase, whose product MTPGARAQAAIDLLDEIIASARGGGAAADTLIARYFKTRRYAGSKDRRAIRELVYRAIRRSGNIPDHGRAALVGLAREDDAVAALFDGGAHAPSPIEPVEAGSDGLVLPDWLSTRIAPEEHAALLERAPLDVRVNLARTDRASMASALAAELTPFSPAGLRLPEGSPVEASEPWAQGLVEIQDEGSQLIALAARAAPGMTVLDLCAGAGGKTLAMADSMGGQGRLIASDSNRARLSRLAPRAGRTGGIAIETRLLDPGRESAALADLADRCDVVLVDAPCSGTGTWRRNPEARWRLTPARLAQLVELQARLLDISAPLVKPGGALVYAVCSVLPEEGRLQADAFLERYRDYRFDQPGFIAGRQDGAGRLLTPAHDRTDGFFVARLVRA is encoded by the coding sequence ATGACGCCCGGCGCGCGCGCGCAGGCGGCGATCGACCTGCTGGACGAGATCATCGCCAGCGCCCGGGGTGGGGGTGCCGCGGCCGATACGCTGATCGCGCGCTATTTCAAGACGCGGCGCTATGCCGGGTCGAAAGACCGGCGCGCGATCCGCGAGCTCGTCTACCGGGCCATCCGCCGGTCGGGCAACATCCCTGACCATGGTCGCGCCGCGCTTGTCGGTCTGGCAAGGGAAGATGATGCCGTTGCCGCCCTGTTCGATGGCGGGGCGCACGCGCCGTCGCCGATCGAACCGGTCGAGGCGGGGAGTGATGGCCTGGTCCTGCCCGACTGGCTGTCCACGCGCATTGCCCCGGAAGAGCATGCCGCGCTTCTGGAGCGGGCCCCACTCGATGTGCGGGTCAATCTTGCCCGGACCGATCGCGCGAGCATGGCGTCCGCCCTCGCAGCCGAGCTTACGCCTTTCTCTCCGGCCGGGCTGCGCCTGCCGGAAGGAAGCCCGGTCGAAGCCAGCGAGCCATGGGCCCAGGGGCTCGTCGAAATCCAGGACGAGGGCAGCCAGCTGATCGCGCTTGCCGCGCGAGCCGCGCCGGGAATGACGGTGTTGGACCTGTGCGCAGGTGCGGGCGGGAAGACACTCGCGATGGCGGACTCGATGGGTGGGCAAGGTCGCCTGATCGCCAGCGACAGCAATCGGGCCCGCCTCTCCAGGCTTGCGCCGCGCGCGGGCCGCACGGGCGGCATCGCCATCGAGACGCGGCTGCTCGATCCGGGCCGCGAAAGCGCTGCGCTGGCCGATCTGGCCGATCGCTGCGACGTGGTCCTCGTCGATGCTCCCTGCTCGGGCACGGGGACCTGGCGGCGCAATCCCGAGGCACGCTGGCGGCTGACTCCGGCCCGTCTCGCACAGCTCGTCGAACTGCAGGCGCGCCTTCTGGACATTTCTGCTCCACTCGTGAAGCCGGGCGGGGCGCTGGTCTACGCGGTCTGTTCGGTGTTGCCGGAGGAAGGCCGCCTTCAGGCCGACGCCTTTCTCGAGCGGTATCGCGATTATCGCTTCGATCAGCCTGGGTTCATCGCCGGACGTCAGGATGGTGCAGGTCGTCTGCTCACCCCGGCGCACGACCGGACCGACGGCTTTTTCGTCGCAAGGCTGGTGCGTGCATGA
- a CDS encoding tetratricopeptide repeat protein, giving the protein MRVSPVALVLSLTLLAVSSGVSGQKADDQINPRSLALLAEGQSALAAGKYEAANDALESALAVDPRNRNAFIVLGKVAQAQQLPGKAIRMYFEALALEPNDVNALSAQGEAMVQKGAVERARANLARVRALCKVECPPAAQLAAAIAKGPPPVVATAPASDKVPPKGAETSAVADK; this is encoded by the coding sequence ATGCGAGTTTCGCCCGTTGCTCTGGTTCTGTCGCTGACCCTTCTCGCGGTGTCCAGCGGGGTCAGCGGGCAAAAGGCCGACGACCAGATCAATCCACGGTCGCTCGCCCTGCTTGCCGAGGGCCAGTCGGCGCTGGCCGCCGGCAAATATGAGGCCGCCAATGATGCGCTGGAAAGCGCTCTCGCGGTCGACCCACGCAACCGCAACGCCTTCATCGTGCTCGGCAAGGTCGCTCAGGCGCAGCAGCTGCCCGGCAAGGCCATCCGCATGTATTTCGAGGCGCTTGCGCTCGAGCCCAATGACGTCAACGCACTCTCTGCCCAGGGCGAGGCCATGGTCCAGAAGGGGGCGGTCGAAAGAGCCCGCGCCAATCTCGCCCGGGTACGCGCGCTGTGCAAGGTCGAGTGTCCGCCCGCCGCGCAGCTCGCCGCCGCGATCGCCAAGGGGCCGCCCCCCGTCGTCGCCACCGCGCCGGCCAGCGACAAGGTTCCGCCCAAGGGCGCCGAAACCAGCGCCGTCGCCGACAAATAG
- the rsmA gene encoding 16S rRNA (adenine(1518)-N(6)/adenine(1519)-N(6))-dimethyltransferase RsmA, giving the protein MTGKMQGLPPLRDVIARHGLSANKALGQNFLLDGQLLDRIARIPGDLDGQTVYEVGPGPGGLTRALLGAGASVVAVERDDRCLPALAELDIASGGRLRVISADAMKIDERTEAGEGAHIASNLPYNVGTALFVRWLSLDKWPPWWRSLTLMFQKEVAERIVAKPGTPAYGRLAVLAQWRSTPTIALNVHRSAFVPPPKVMSAVVHVIPGDQPEGASMVTVETLTAAAFGQRRKMLRQSLKSVKGAVDLLPTVGIDPERRAETLSVEEFVALARALDSNR; this is encoded by the coding sequence ATGACCGGAAAAATGCAGGGGCTGCCGCCGCTGCGCGACGTGATCGCGCGGCATGGCCTCAGCGCCAACAAGGCCCTTGGCCAGAATTTCCTCCTCGACGGCCAGCTCCTCGACAGGATTGCGCGCATTCCCGGCGACCTCGACGGGCAGACCGTCTATGAGGTCGGCCCCGGCCCGGGCGGGCTGACGCGGGCCCTGCTCGGCGCGGGGGCGTCCGTCGTGGCGGTGGAGAGGGACGATCGCTGCCTGCCGGCGCTCGCCGAACTCGACATAGCATCGGGCGGTCGGCTGCGGGTAATTTCGGCCGACGCGATGAAGATCGACGAACGCACAGAGGCCGGTGAAGGCGCCCATATCGCATCGAACCTGCCCTATAATGTCGGAACCGCGCTCTTCGTCCGCTGGCTTTCGCTCGACAAATGGCCGCCCTGGTGGCGCTCGCTCACGCTGATGTTCCAGAAGGAGGTCGCGGAGCGGATCGTCGCCAAGCCCGGCACGCCCGCTTATGGGCGACTGGCCGTGCTCGCCCAGTGGCGATCGACACCGACGATCGCGCTCAACGTGCATCGGTCCGCTTTCGTCCCCCCGCCCAAGGTGATGTCGGCCGTCGTGCACGTGATTCCGGGCGATCAGCCCGAGGGTGCGAGCATGGTCACGGTCGAAACGCTCACTGCCGCCGCCTTCGGACAGAGGCGCAAGATGCTGCGCCAGAGCCTGAAATCGGTGAAAGGCGCGGTCGATCTGCTGCCAACGGTCGGCATCGACCCGGAGCGGCGCGCGGAAACGCTCAGCGTCGAAGAGTTCGTCGCATTGGCCCGAGCGCTGGACTCGAACCGCTAG
- the pdxA gene encoding 4-hydroxythreonine-4-phosphate dehydrogenase PdxA, with protein MDIAPLAVALGDPAGIGPEIVAKAWDARDDHDLAPFFAVGDQRSIEAVWSGPICLISSPDEAMGCFSSALPLIQIHDTADIVPGQPDLAGARCALDSLELAAGLARSPIVGGLVTAPVAKSQLYAIGFTHPGQTEFVAERCGVSAANTVMLLAGPTLRAVPITTHVPLREVVNMVSIDLIVAKARATERGLIKNFGIERPRLAIAGFNPHAGEGGAIGREEIELIIPAIEILRAEGIDVTGPLAADTMFHARARAQYDCALCLYHDQALIPLKTLHFDEGVNMTLGLPIVRTAPDHGTAFGIAGKNVAHPGAMIAAISLAAEAARNRLLHA; from the coding sequence ATGGACATAGCCCCGCTCGCCGTCGCCCTCGGTGACCCCGCAGGCATTGGTCCCGAAATCGTGGCCAAGGCCTGGGACGCGCGGGACGACCATGATCTGGCGCCCTTCTTCGCGGTCGGCGACCAGCGTTCGATCGAGGCGGTGTGGTCCGGGCCCATATGCCTGATCTCCAGCCCCGACGAGGCGATGGGCTGTTTCTCCTCGGCTTTGCCGCTGATCCAGATTCACGACACGGCTGACATTGTTCCCGGGCAACCCGACCTGGCGGGGGCACGGTGCGCGCTCGACTCGCTCGAACTGGCAGCCGGCCTCGCGCGGTCGCCCATTGTCGGCGGTCTCGTCACGGCCCCCGTCGCCAAGTCGCAACTCTATGCGATCGGCTTCACGCATCCCGGGCAGACCGAATTCGTCGCCGAGCGCTGTGGCGTCTCCGCCGCGAATACCGTGATGCTGCTGGCAGGGCCCACGCTCCGCGCGGTCCCGATCACCACGCACGTACCGCTGCGCGAGGTGGTGAACATGGTGAGCATCGATCTCATCGTCGCCAAGGCACGAGCGACCGAGCGCGGCCTGATCAAGAATTTCGGTATAGAACGGCCGCGCCTGGCGATTGCCGGCTTCAATCCCCATGCCGGCGAAGGCGGCGCCATTGGCCGCGAAGAGATCGAACTGATCATTCCCGCCATCGAGATATTGCGCGCCGAAGGGATCGACGTGACGGGCCCTCTGGCCGCCGACACCATGTTCCATGCGCGCGCCCGCGCACAATATGATTGCGCCTTGTGCCTCTATCACGACCAAGCGCTCATCCCGCTCAAGACGCTCCATTTCGACGAAGGCGTGAACATGACGCTGGGTCTGCCGATCGTCCGCACAGCCCCCGACCACGGCACCGCCTTCGGCATCGCGGGGAAGAATGTCGCGCATCCCGGAGCGATGATCGCCGCCATTTCGCTGGCGGCGGAAGCGGCCCGGAACCGCCTGCTCCACGCATGA
- a CDS encoding foldase protein PrsA, whose protein sequence is MVRGTKLGRGGKLLCAVTALALLAPPATSQMAGDPNEEMSGALNIPKDITVFGNRDPNVRTATAIVNGTIITQTDVEQRLALVVAANGGRIPQEELERLRLQVLRNLIDETLQIQEAKAQKIEVAPEEVQQTYDRVASNFRKTPKDFAAFLHEKGSSEVSIKRQIEGEAAWRRVLSRRVEPFVAVSEEEVNAIISRLKASKGANEYHVGEIFLSATPETMGEAGANAQRIIEQIQRGASFAAYARQFSEASTAAVGGDLGWVRAEQLPEQLSGVVTQLQNGQISQPIAVPGGYSILLLIDKRQVLGVDPRDAQLLLKQLTVTFPPNITQAQATPKLEAFAKAVKDIQGCGKANEVAQSVGADVVNNDQMTIRDLPPQLQDLMLNLQVGQATPPFGSLKDGVRALILCGRDDPAPTSGPSFEQIQSQIEQERVNRRAQRYLRDLRRDAVIEYR, encoded by the coding sequence TTGGTACGCGGAACGAAGCTGGGTCGGGGTGGAAAGCTACTATGTGCGGTGACGGCCCTTGCGCTGTTGGCTCCGCCCGCGACCAGCCAGATGGCCGGCGATCCCAATGAGGAAATGTCGGGGGCGCTCAACATTCCGAAAGACATCACCGTCTTCGGCAATCGCGACCCCAATGTCCGCACGGCGACCGCGATCGTCAACGGTACCATCATCACCCAGACCGACGTCGAGCAGAGGCTGGCCCTCGTGGTCGCTGCCAATGGCGGCCGCATCCCGCAGGAAGAACTCGAGCGGCTGCGGCTTCAGGTCTTGCGCAACCTGATCGACGAGACGCTGCAGATCCAGGAAGCCAAGGCCCAGAAGATCGAGGTCGCTCCCGAAGAGGTGCAGCAGACCTATGATCGCGTGGCATCGAATTTCCGCAAGACACCCAAGGACTTCGCGGCCTTCCTGCACGAGAAGGGCTCTTCGGAGGTCTCGATCAAGCGGCAGATCGAGGGCGAGGCCGCATGGCGGCGCGTACTCAGCCGTCGCGTCGAACCCTTCGTCGCGGTCAGCGAGGAGGAGGTCAACGCGATCATCTCGCGCCTGAAGGCGTCGAAGGGCGCCAACGAATATCATGTCGGCGAGATCTTCCTGTCCGCCACGCCCGAAACCATGGGCGAGGCCGGCGCCAACGCCCAGCGCATCATCGAACAGATTCAGCGGGGCGCCTCCTTTGCGGCTTATGCGCGCCAGTTCTCCGAAGCCTCCACCGCCGCGGTCGGCGGCGATCTGGGCTGGGTTCGGGCCGAGCAGTTGCCGGAACAGCTTTCCGGCGTCGTCACGCAGTTGCAGAACGGACAGATTAGTCAGCCGATCGCCGTCCCCGGCGGATATTCGATCCTGCTCCTGATCGACAAGCGGCAGGTGCTGGGCGTCGATCCGCGCGACGCGCAACTGCTGCTGAAGCAGTTGACCGTCACCTTCCCGCCCAACATCACCCAGGCCCAGGCGACCCCGAAGCTCGAGGCCTTCGCCAAGGCGGTCAAGGACATTCAGGGCTGCGGCAAGGCCAATGAAGTGGCGCAGTCGGTCGGCGCGGACGTGGTCAACAACGACCAGATGACGATCCGCGACCTGCCGCCCCAGCTCCAGGATCTGATGCTCAACCTGCAGGTCGGACAGGCGACGCCGCCCTTCGGTTCGCTCAAGGATGGCGTACGTGCGCTGATCCTGTGCGGCCGCGACGATCCCGCGCCCACATCGGGTCCCTCCTTCGAGCAGATCCAGTCCCAGATCGAGCAGGAGCGCGTCAATCGCCGCGCCCAGCGCTATCTGCGCGATCTCCGGCGCGACGCGGTGATCGAGTATCGCTGA